CGGCGCAACGGATTCGACCACCATCGGAAGAACCTCGTCGTAATCGTAAACTTTCTCGCCCTCGACGACCGAAACGGAACCGTCATAGAGATGGTATTCACTAAGTCCCAATGCTTCCTTACGAAGCTTGTAGTAACGCTGCATTGGGGCACATCCTGCCTTAACACCATTTACCAAATTATCGTAAACCTGCATCGGAACATTATCGGCATCTAGTGCTGCACTTAGGGTCGATTTGTAGTTACGCGCCTGCGCTAATGCCCAGTCGCGCTGACAGATACCAGAATATATCGCAGCGTAAGTGTTCTGATTGTCAGCGTAGACTCCATACATCGTCTCGAATGCCAACTTGCGATCCTGCTGGTTGCGGCTGCTCGTGAGGAGCTGACTGTACTCGCCAGGCGTCAACAGCTTCTCCTGACCATCAGAGAATGTCGCCTTGCGGAACTTTATGTCGGAGGTCGACAATTCCGTGTAGGCAGACTGCGGTGCATCGTTGAAAGTAGAAAAATACGATAGCAGCTTTTCGCCGCGTTCGTCAAGAACATGCTCTTGCTGTCGATAGAGATTTGTAATCGTGAACCGATATGGTGCCAATGCCGGAGTCTCATCCAGCCATTTCTTCATCGTCTCCCACTTGATTGTCAGCAACTCAGGGCTGAACCAGGCAGTTGCGGTACCGAACTTAGCAAACATCATCTGGACTTGCTGAAGTTTTGCCGCAATTTCGTTGTCGCGAGTATTAACATCGCGTTGAAGTTGCGGGTAGCGGTATACTTTATAAGCGATGATATTCATCTCGTCATTAAGCTGATAGGCCTTGAGAATGTTCTGTGCACCGCCGGCAAGAGTACCTTTTAGCGCTGCATACTCATTCATCTTCTGCTCCATAGCAGCTTTTCCCTGATCCCAAGCTTCCCAATTGGGATAGATATCGGAGAAATTCCAGCGATACTTGGCGTCAATCTCATCGCGCTTCTTGCTGGTAGGCATAGCGCCCATCGCCACAGCGGCCAACAGGAAAGAAGCGACTATCGCCAGAATTGTTACGGTCTGCATTCGTTTGTTCAGTTTCATACTGTCGCGTACTCCTAAAAAGTGAATATTAAGTTATTGCTTACATTACGAAATGTGCCCCTCAAGGTTTCCTCTCAACATACGAATCTCCCGACAAAATGTCAATTTATGGGCTCCACTTTGTCGACATTGGAATTACTCTGGGGAAGCAAACTTGTCTCGTATAACGATTGTTGCTATCAAGGAGGAACTGAAAACGATGGCTCTCAATCTTGCTCAGAAA
This genomic interval from bacterium contains the following:
- the pepF gene encoding oligoendopeptidase F, with product MGAMPTSKKRDEIDAKYRWNFSDIYPNWEAWDQGKAAMEQKMNEYAALKGTLAGGAQNILKAYQLNDEMNIIAYKVYRYPQLQRDVNTRDNEIAAKLQQVQMMFAKFGTATAWFSPELLTIKWETMKKWLDETPALAPYRFTITNLYRQQEHVLDERGEKLLSYFSTFNDAPQSAYTELSTSDIKFRKATFSDGQEKLLTPGEYSQLLTSSRNQQDRKLAFETMYGVYADNQNTYAAIYSGICQRDWALAQARNYKSTLSAALDADNVPMQVYDNLVNGVKAGCAPMQRYYKLRKEALGLSEYHLYDGSVSVVEGEKVYDYDEVLPMVVESVAPLGTDYQAKLKKATSSGWIDVFENEGKRSGAYSAGVYGVHPYMLMNYNGTLDGVFTLAHELGHTIHTQLSHENQPFATSGYTIFVAEVASTLNEALFLDYMLKKITDPKERIKLLEQQIDNILGTFYTQVMFADFEHQAHMMVEQGQPITAEVLKGIYSKIMTDYFGDAVVRDELYDVLWSRISHFYNSPYYVYQYATCFASSAKLVQGIQSKDAKVRKEATEKYLTLLKSGGNDYPMEQLKKAGVDLTQPETIKAVVDQLDALVDQYELELKKLKT